A window of Panicum virgatum strain AP13 chromosome 8K, P.virgatum_v5, whole genome shotgun sequence contains these coding sequences:
- the LOC120645735 gene encoding uncharacterized protein LOC120645735 — protein MASALIGAAFSLVLKALSPVMDPVLEAWAACKNLGPNVMALKMELLCVKAVLEGNLDMEIHNAALEELLQNLHDLAYDAEDVLDELDYFRIQDELDGTFDAVDKHPKGCAYNLVFNTTHSAKAVGKLIWPPACCSSAAAAPGASRRRRKAHGSISSPAHTNQLADEGEVNGCMRKLASGPSNTIHAITGLGVVEKQATATPAPPSLATKADSAQTEQHQQQDGSTKGEDEGLLLLPPQLQSLEIRHCPSLRSNPIHYSRETLPTGGGQGLQGLRSLQSLKIGDCPRFLSAYSSSSSTACLPFPASLKRLSLYGAVGMATLLPLSNLTSLEDLAIRGCGDLRVEGLHTLLIQGGLTKLTIRGTPNLFADFKPSPPHEQELSSSSSKLKKLHTDDVAGLLAAPICSFTSSSLTELDFWGDREVERLTKEQEEALQLLTSLERTRFWHCSLLQCLPAGLHRLPNLKRLVIFHCAAIRSLPKDGLPGSLQELEIDSCPAIRSMPKECLPSSLQKLVIVNCPAIGSLPKVGDLPSLLRELDVSDRNSEELRRQCRKLIGTIPIVRI, from the exons ATGGCGTCCGCCTTGATCGGCGCAGCGTTTTCATTGGTGCTCAAGGCGCTGTCCCCCGTCATGGACCCCGTGCTGGAGGCGTGGGCGGCCTGCAAGAACCTGGGCCCCAACGTCATGGCCCTTAAGATGGAGCTGCTATGCGTGAAGGCCGTGCTTGAGGGAAACCTCGACATGGAAATACACAACGCGGCGCTGGAAGAGCTGCTGCAGAACCTGCACGATCTCGCGTACGACGCCGAGGACGTGCTGGATGAACTGGATTACTTCCGCATCCAGGACGAACTCGATGGCACCTTCGACGCCGTCGACAAGCACCCAAAAGGCTGCGCCTACAACCTCGTCTTCAACACTACCCACTCTGCCAAGGCTGTTGGCAAACTGATCTGGCCGCCCGCATGCTGCtcgtctgccgccgccgctcctggtGCCAGCCGGCGTAGGCGCAAGGCACATGGCTCCATCTCCTCGCCGGCACATACCAATCAGCTTGCTGATGAAGGAGAGGTCAATGGGTGCATGAGGAAGCTCGCTTCAGGCCCAAGCAACACCATCCATGCT ATAACAGGGCTGGGTGTAGTGGAGAAACAGGCCACTGCAACACCTGCACCACCATCTTTAGCGACCAAAGCGGACAGCGCGCAAACCGAGCAGCATCAGCAGCAAGATGGCAGCACAAAAGGAGAGGACGAAGGGCTGCTGCTCTTGCCCCCACAACTGCAATCGTTGGAGATCCGCCACTGCCCAAGCCTCCGCTCCAATCCAATCCACTACAGTAGAGAAACATTACCAACTGGGGGTGGACAAGGGCTCCAAGGTCTGCGCTCCCTCCAATCGTTAAAGATAGGGGATTGCCCAAGGTTCCTCTCTGCCTATTCGTCATCATCCTCTACTGCTTGTCTCCCCTTCCCAGCCTCCCTAAAACGCCTCTCTCTTTACGGCGCGGTGGGCATGGCGACGCTGCTGCCTCTCTCAAACCTCACCTCTCTCGAAGATTTAGCAATACGGGGATGTGGGGATTTAAGAGTCGAGGGACTGCACACTCTCCTCATCCAAGGTGGTCTCACCAAATTAACCATCCGTGGAACCCCCAATTTGTTCGCTGATTTCAAGCCCTCACCGCCTCATGAACAAGAGCTCTCATCCTCTTCCTCCAAACTGAAGAAGCTTCACACGGATGACGTCGCGGGTCTCCTTGCTGCGCCCATCTGTAGCTTTACCTCTTCCTCGCTCACTGAATTGGACTTTTGGGGGGACAGAGAGGTGGAGCGACTCAcaaaggagcaagaggaggcccTTCAGCTCCTCACCTCCCTCGAGAGGACCCGATTTTGGCACTGCAGCTTGTTGCAGTGCCTCCCTGCAGGGCTGCACAGACTTCCCAACCTCAAGAGATTAGTCATCTTCCACTGCGCAGCCATCCGATCGCTGCCGAAGGATGGCCTCCCAGGTTCACTGCAAGAGTTGGAGATTGACTCCTGTCCAGCCATCCGGTCGATGCCCAAGGAGTGCCTCCCAAGTTCACTACAAAAACTAGTGATCGTAAACTGCCCAGCCATCGGGTCACTGCCAAAGGTGGGCGACCTTCCAAGTTTACTGCGAGAATTGGATGTCAGTGATAGAAACAGCGAGGAGCTAAGAAGGCAGTGCCGCAAGTTGATAGGAACCATTCCTATAGTCAGAATCTGA
- the LOC120644689 gene encoding translation initiation factor IF-2-like isoform X1: MSAATSRIDLSGDPPPPCSPSSLLTAASPAPQERIPLRLLPPLAAASQAPQVRIPLRPPPKPPRSPSSSLAAASLAPQVRTPFARSQIRESHWHGLGHARARAGAMPGPRLAALLRQLCPYLPWAPQLLPAGLPSPPGASIPSRPGTPLPTCPGVCFRLPPARPKILEQEGGQKMAYQSNNLVGAKEVPSGKQHEGPFELTS, encoded by the exons AtgtccgccgccacctcgcggATCGACCTCTCCGgcgatcctcctcctccctgctcgCCCTCCTCGTTGCTCaccgcggcctcgccggcgccgcaggAACGAATCCCCCTTCGCCTGCTCCCCCCGCTCGCTGCGGCCTCGCAGGCGCCGCAGGTACGAATCCCCCTTCGCCCGCCCCCAAAACCTCCCCGCTCGCCCTCCTCATCGCTCGCCGCGGCCTCGTTGGCGCCACAGGTACGAACCCCCTTCGCCCGCTCCCAGATCCGCGAGTCTCACTGGCATGGCCTTGGCCACGCTCGTGCTCGCGCCGGGGCGATGCCAGGGCCTCGGCTGGCCGCCTTGCTGCGGCAGCTGTGCCCCTACCTGCCGTGGGCGCCACAGCTCCTACCCGCTGGTCTCCCCTCCCCGCCAGGCGCTTCCATCCCCTCCCGGCCGGGCACTCCCCTCCCCACCTGCCCCGGTGTCTGCTTCCGCCTGCCACCGGCCAGGCCAAAG ATTCTCGAACAAGAAGGAGGACAGAAAATGGCATATCAAAGCAACAA CCTTGTAGGTGCCAAAGAAGTTCCTAGTGGCAAACAGCATGAAGGACCCTTTGAG CTAACCTCTTGA
- the LOC120644689 gene encoding uncharacterized protein LOC120644689 isoform X2, giving the protein MSAATSRIDLSGDPPPPCSPSSLLTAASPAPQERIPLRLLPPLAAASQAPQVRTPFARSQIRESHWHGRLAAAAVPLPAVGATAPTRWSPLPARRFHPLPAGHSPPHLPRCLLPPATGQAKDSRTRRRTENGISKQQVSKHNCLVGAKEVPSGKQHEGPFELTS; this is encoded by the exons AtgtccgccgccacctcgcggATCGACCTCTCCGgcgatcctcctcctccctgctcgCCCTCCTCGTTGCTCaccgcggcctcgccggcgccgcaggAACGAATCCCCCTTCGCCTGCTCCCCCCGCTCGCTGCGGCCTCGCAGGCGCCGCAG GTACGAACCCCCTTCGCCCGCTCCCAGATCCGCGAGTCTCACTGGCA TGGCCGCCTTGCTGCGGCAGCTGTGCCCCTACCTGCCGTGGGCGCCACAGCTCCTACCCGCTGGTCTCCCCTCCCCGCCAGGCGCTTCCATCCCCTCCCGGCCGGGCACTCCCCTCCCCACCTGCCCCGGTGTCTGCTTCCGCCTGCCACCGGCCAGGCCAAAG ATTCTCGAACAAGAAGGAGGACAGAAAATGGCATATCAAAGCAACAAGTGAGCAAGCACAATTG CCTTGTAGGTGCCAAAGAAGTTCCTAGTGGCAAACAGCATGAAGGACCCTTTGAG CTAACCTCTTGA